In Salvelinus alpinus chromosome 20, SLU_Salpinus.1, whole genome shotgun sequence, a genomic segment contains:
- the LOC139546819 gene encoding FERM, ARHGEF and pleckstrin domain-containing protein 1-like isoform X2 translates to MVEPEHRASAAQRLGAQETLGISTLDPGHRPPTMPPGRHVSIKIRMLDDTEEVFDVSQRASGKVVFDLVCTHLNLVEGDYFSLEYQDHHKMMVWLDLLKPIVKQLRRPKHTVLRFVVKFFPPDHTQLLEELTRYLFALQIKHDLACGRLACNDSSAALLVSHIIQSEIGDFEESQSRQHLLNNNYIPDQVTLIDKIMEFHSKNVGQTPAESDYQLLEVARRLELYGVRLHPAKDREGSKLSLAVAHTGVLVFQGHTKINAFNWSKVRKLSFKRKRFLIKLRPDLNQSSYQDTLEFLMGSRDCCKVFWKICVEYHAFFRLFEEPKPKPKPVLFTRGSSFRFSGRTQKQVIDYVKDSEFKKIPFERKHSRVQHSSSRLSPLPSPHRPQVPKEVSVSLESVSRAPGDIVDSPPRRHWKESVLVSAEDPSALRTRGSPSSQRNGAHSEDRPGPGAEPGPARQPHPEHLNTGVVSNSPHLSASSGNSQGMVNGQKPVELCGHSPDGRQPSPLTSPLLNDAGSVRTDDEDEVRRKRFPTDKAYFIAKELLTTERTYLKDLEVVTVSFQNLVGKDEASPDSLKSTIFSNFDPLYKFHSGFLREVEQRLALWEGRSNAHIKGDYQRIGDVMLKNLQGLKPLTAHLQKHSEALVELEKACRGSRRLEVLVRDFELQKVCYIPLNVFILRPLHRLLHYKQILERLCKHYPPTHVDFRDCRAALADVSEVVAQLHGSMIKMENFQKLLELKKDLIGIDSLVTPGREFIRLGCLSKLSGKGLQQRMFFLFNDVLLYTSRGMTATNQFKVHGQLPLHDMTIRESEDEWGVPHAFTLVGQRQSVVVAASSLSEMEKWMEDIKMAIDLAETSNGHTADLLARSLTDNKSTTEDSCAEAESEDDLMASRTSLERQAPHRGNTTVHVCWHRNTSVSMVDFSIAVENQLSGNLLRKFKNSNGWQKLWVVFTNFSLFFYKTHQDDYPLASLPLLGYSVTIPTESENIHKDYVFKLHFKSHVYYFRSESEYTFERWMEVIRSATVSASITRILSRKEPHPY, encoded by the exons CAAAGAGCCTCTGGCAAGGTGGTGTTTGACCTGGTGTGTACCCACCTGAACCTCGTTGAAGGGGACTACTTCAGCCTAGAGTACCAAGACCACCACAAGATGATG GTTTGGCTCGACCTCCTTAAGCCAATAGTCAAGCAGCTGAGAC GGCCCAAGCACACAGTCCTGCGATTTGTGGTGAAGTTTTTCCCCCCTGACCACACCCAACTACTGGAGGAACTGACTAG GTACCTCTTCGCCCTGCAAATCAAGCATGACCTTGCCTGTGGACGTCTGGCCTGCAACGACAGTAGCGCAGCCCTGCTGGTCTCCCATATTATCCAGT CTGAGATTGGGGACTTTGAGGAGAGCCAGAGTCGGCAGCACCTCCTCAACAACAACTACATTCCAGACCAGGTGACGCTGATCGACAAGATCATGGAGTTCCACTCAAAGAATGT GGGTCAGACGCCAGCAGAGTCAGACTACCAGCTACTGGAGGTGGCACGCAGGCTGGAGCTGTACGGAGTGAGACTGCATCCTGCCAAGGACCGCGAGGGCAGCAAGCTGAGCCTGGCCGTGGCGCACACTGGTGTCCTGGTCTTTCAG GGACACACCAAGATCAATGCCTTCAACTGGTCCAAAGTGCGCAAATTGAGCTTCAAAAGGAAGCGGTTTCTCATCAAGCTCAGACCAGACCTGAAC CAGAGCTCTTACCAGGACACTCTGGAGTTCCTGATGGGTAGCCGGGACTGCTGTAAAGTCTTCTGGAAGATCTGTGTGGAATACCACGCCTTCTTCCGCCTCTTCGAGGAGCCCAAACCCAAGCCCAAGCCTGTCCTCTTCACCCGAggctcctccttcagattcag CGGTCGGACCCAGAAGCAGGTGATTGATTACGTGAAGGATTCTGAGTTTAAGAAGATTCCCTTTGAAAG GAAACACAGTAGGGTCCAGCACAGCAGCAGCCGCCTGTCTCCACTGCCTTCCCCGCACCGCCCTCAAGTGCCAAAAGAAGTCAGTGTCTCCTTAGAG AGTGTGAGCCGTGCTCCAGGAGACATAGTGGACTCTCCGCCACGCCGTCACTGGAAGGAGTCTGTGTTGGTGAGCGCTGAAGACCCATCGGCCCTGCGGACCAGAGGCAGCCCCTCCAGCCAGAGGAATGGGGCACACAGCGAGGACAGGCCAGGCCCCGGGGCAGAACCAGGCCCAGCCAGGCAGCCCCACCCAGAACATCTGAACACAG GAGTGGTGTCCAACAGCCCTCATCTCTCCGCCTCCTCCGGTAACTCCCAGGGCATGGTCAACGGTCAGAAGCCGGTCGAGCTCTGTGGTCACAGTCCGGACGGTCGGCAGCCCTCCCCCCTTACCAGCCCCCTGCTCAACGATGCCGGAAGCGTGCGCACCGACGATGAAGACGAGGTTCGGAGGAAG AGATTCCCCACTGACAAGGCCTACTTTATTGCCAAGGAGCTGCTGACCACAGAGAGGACCTATTTGAAGGACCTGGAGGTCGTGACTGTG TCTTTTCAGAACTTGGTGGGTAAAGATGAAGCTTCGCCGGACTCCCTGAAGAGCACCATCTTCTCCAACTTTGACCCTCTGTACAAGTTCCACTCCGGCTTCCTCAGAGAGGTGGAGCAGAGACTGGCTCTGTG GGAAGGGCGCTCCAATGCCCACATCAAAGGAGATTACCAGCGCATCGGTGATGTCATGCTGAAGAATCTACAGGGCCTAAAG CCGCTGACCGCCCACCTCCAGAAGCACTCGGAGGCCCTGGTTGAGCTGGAGAAGGCGTGCCGGGGCTCCCGGCGGCTGGAGGTGCTGGTCCGGGACTTTGAGCTGCAGAAGGTGTGCTACATCCCTCTCAACGTGTTCATCCTCAGGCCCCTGCACCGCCTCTTGCATTACAAGCAGATCCTGGAGCGTCTGTGCAAacactacccccccacacacgtGGATTTCAGGGACTGCAGAG CCGCGCTGGCGGACGTGTCAGAGGTGGTGGCCCAACTCCACGGCAGCATGATCAAGATGGAGAACTTCCAGAAGCTTCTGGAGCTTAAGAAGGATTTGATTGGTATCGACAGTCTAGTCACTCCAGGGCGG GAGTTCATCCGGTTAGGCTGTCTCAGCAAGCTGTCTGGAAAAGGCCTCCAGCAACGAATGTTTTTCCTG TTCAATGATGTCCTCTTGTATACGAGTCGAGGGATGACGGCGACGAACCAGTTCAAAGTGCATGGGCAGCTCCCTCTCCATGACATGACA ATCCGGGAGAGCGAGGACGAGTGGGGTGTGCCTCACGCCTTCACCCTGGTTGGGCAGCGTCAGTCAGTGGTGGTAGCAGCTAG TTCCCTGTCAGAGATGGAGAAGTGGATGGAGGACATTAAGATGGCCATTGACTTGGCAGAGACCAGCAACGGCCACACAGCTGACCTGCTGGCCAGAAGTCTGACTGATAACA AATCCACAACAGAGGACTCCTGTGCGGAGGCAGAGTCTGAAGACGACCTGATGGCGTCACGCACCTCCCTGGAGAGGCAGGCCCCTCACCGTGGTAACACCACGGTGCACGTGTGCTGGCACAGGAACACCAGCGTGTCCATGGTGGACTTTAGCATAGCTGTGGAG AATCAGCTGTCAGGAAACCTGCTGAGGAAGTTCAAGAACAGCAATGGCTGGCAGAAGCTCTGGGTGGTCTTCACCAACTTCAGCCTGTTCTTCTACAAGACCCACCAG gATGACTATCCGCTGGCCAGTCTCCCCCTGTTGGGCTACTCTGTCACCATCCCCACTGAGTCTGAAAACATCCACAAGGACTATGTCTTCAAACTGCATTTCAAATCCCACGTCTACTACTTCAGATCTGAGAGCGAATACACTTTTGAGAG GTGGATGGAGGTCATTCGCAGTGCCACAGTCTCTGCCAGCATCACCCGCATTCTGAGCCGGAAAGAGCCCCATCCGTACTGA
- the LOC139546819 gene encoding FERM, ARHGEF and pleckstrin domain-containing protein 1-like isoform X4 produces MVEPEHRASAAQRLGAQETLGISTLDPGHRPPTMPPGRHVSIKIRMLDDTEEVFDVSQRASGKVVFDLVCTHLNLVEGDYFSLEYQDHHKMMVWLDLLKPIVKQLRRPKHTVLRFVVKFFPPDHTQLLEELTRYLFALQIKHDLACGRLACNDSSAALLVSHIIQSEIGDFEESQSRQHLLNNNYIPDQVTLIDKIMEFHSKNVGQTPAESDYQLLEVARRLELYGVRLHPAKDREGSKLSLAVAHTGVLVFQGHTKINAFNWSKVRKLSFKRKRFLIKLRPDLNQSSYQDTLEFLMGSRDCCKVFWKICVEYHAFFRLFEEPKPKPKPVLFTRGSSFRFSGRTQKQVIDYVKDSEFKKIPFERKHSRVQHSSSRLSPLPSPHRPQVPKESVSRAPGDIVDSPPRRHWKESVLVSAEDPSALRTRGSPSSQRNGAHSEDRPGPGAEPGPARQPHPEHLNTAGVVSNSPHLSASSGNSQGMVNGQKPVELCGHSPDGRQPSPLTSPLLNDAGSVRTDDEDEVRRKRFPTDKAYFIAKELLTTERTYLKDLEVVTVSFQNLVGKDEASPDSLKSTIFSNFDPLYKFHSGFLREVEQRLALWEGRSNAHIKGDYQRIGDVMLKNLQGLKPLTAHLQKHSEALVELEKACRGSRRLEVLVRDFELQKVCYIPLNVFILRPLHRLLHYKQILERLCKHYPPTHVDFRDCRAALADVSEVVAQLHGSMIKMENFQKLLELKKDLIGIDSLVTPGREFIRLGCLSKLSGKGLQQRMFFLFNDVLLYTSRGMTATNQFKVHGQLPLHDMTIRESEDEWGVPHAFTLVGQRQSVVVAASSLSEMEKWMEDIKMAIDLAETSNGHTADLLARSLTDNKSTTEDSCAEAESEDDLMASRTSLERQAPHRGNTTVHVCWHRNTSVSMVDFSIAVENQLSGNLLRKFKNSNGWQKLWVVFTNFSLFFYKTHQDDYPLASLPLLGYSVTIPTESENIHKDYVFKLHFKSHVYYFRSESEYTFERWMEVIRSATVSASITRILSRKEPHPY; encoded by the exons CAAAGAGCCTCTGGCAAGGTGGTGTTTGACCTGGTGTGTACCCACCTGAACCTCGTTGAAGGGGACTACTTCAGCCTAGAGTACCAAGACCACCACAAGATGATG GTTTGGCTCGACCTCCTTAAGCCAATAGTCAAGCAGCTGAGAC GGCCCAAGCACACAGTCCTGCGATTTGTGGTGAAGTTTTTCCCCCCTGACCACACCCAACTACTGGAGGAACTGACTAG GTACCTCTTCGCCCTGCAAATCAAGCATGACCTTGCCTGTGGACGTCTGGCCTGCAACGACAGTAGCGCAGCCCTGCTGGTCTCCCATATTATCCAGT CTGAGATTGGGGACTTTGAGGAGAGCCAGAGTCGGCAGCACCTCCTCAACAACAACTACATTCCAGACCAGGTGACGCTGATCGACAAGATCATGGAGTTCCACTCAAAGAATGT GGGTCAGACGCCAGCAGAGTCAGACTACCAGCTACTGGAGGTGGCACGCAGGCTGGAGCTGTACGGAGTGAGACTGCATCCTGCCAAGGACCGCGAGGGCAGCAAGCTGAGCCTGGCCGTGGCGCACACTGGTGTCCTGGTCTTTCAG GGACACACCAAGATCAATGCCTTCAACTGGTCCAAAGTGCGCAAATTGAGCTTCAAAAGGAAGCGGTTTCTCATCAAGCTCAGACCAGACCTGAAC CAGAGCTCTTACCAGGACACTCTGGAGTTCCTGATGGGTAGCCGGGACTGCTGTAAAGTCTTCTGGAAGATCTGTGTGGAATACCACGCCTTCTTCCGCCTCTTCGAGGAGCCCAAACCCAAGCCCAAGCCTGTCCTCTTCACCCGAggctcctccttcagattcag CGGTCGGACCCAGAAGCAGGTGATTGATTACGTGAAGGATTCTGAGTTTAAGAAGATTCCCTTTGAAAG GAAACACAGTAGGGTCCAGCACAGCAGCAGCCGCCTGTCTCCACTGCCTTCCCCGCACCGCCCTCAAGTGCCAAAAGAA AGTGTGAGCCGTGCTCCAGGAGACATAGTGGACTCTCCGCCACGCCGTCACTGGAAGGAGTCTGTGTTGGTGAGCGCTGAAGACCCATCGGCCCTGCGGACCAGAGGCAGCCCCTCCAGCCAGAGGAATGGGGCACACAGCGAGGACAGGCCAGGCCCCGGGGCAGAACCAGGCCCAGCCAGGCAGCCCCACCCAGAACATCTGAACACAG CAGGAGTGGTGTCCAACAGCCCTCATCTCTCCGCCTCCTCCGGTAACTCCCAGGGCATGGTCAACGGTCAGAAGCCGGTCGAGCTCTGTGGTCACAGTCCGGACGGTCGGCAGCCCTCCCCCCTTACCAGCCCCCTGCTCAACGATGCCGGAAGCGTGCGCACCGACGATGAAGACGAGGTTCGGAGGAAG AGATTCCCCACTGACAAGGCCTACTTTATTGCCAAGGAGCTGCTGACCACAGAGAGGACCTATTTGAAGGACCTGGAGGTCGTGACTGTG TCTTTTCAGAACTTGGTGGGTAAAGATGAAGCTTCGCCGGACTCCCTGAAGAGCACCATCTTCTCCAACTTTGACCCTCTGTACAAGTTCCACTCCGGCTTCCTCAGAGAGGTGGAGCAGAGACTGGCTCTGTG GGAAGGGCGCTCCAATGCCCACATCAAAGGAGATTACCAGCGCATCGGTGATGTCATGCTGAAGAATCTACAGGGCCTAAAG CCGCTGACCGCCCACCTCCAGAAGCACTCGGAGGCCCTGGTTGAGCTGGAGAAGGCGTGCCGGGGCTCCCGGCGGCTGGAGGTGCTGGTCCGGGACTTTGAGCTGCAGAAGGTGTGCTACATCCCTCTCAACGTGTTCATCCTCAGGCCCCTGCACCGCCTCTTGCATTACAAGCAGATCCTGGAGCGTCTGTGCAAacactacccccccacacacgtGGATTTCAGGGACTGCAGAG CCGCGCTGGCGGACGTGTCAGAGGTGGTGGCCCAACTCCACGGCAGCATGATCAAGATGGAGAACTTCCAGAAGCTTCTGGAGCTTAAGAAGGATTTGATTGGTATCGACAGTCTAGTCACTCCAGGGCGG GAGTTCATCCGGTTAGGCTGTCTCAGCAAGCTGTCTGGAAAAGGCCTCCAGCAACGAATGTTTTTCCTG TTCAATGATGTCCTCTTGTATACGAGTCGAGGGATGACGGCGACGAACCAGTTCAAAGTGCATGGGCAGCTCCCTCTCCATGACATGACA ATCCGGGAGAGCGAGGACGAGTGGGGTGTGCCTCACGCCTTCACCCTGGTTGGGCAGCGTCAGTCAGTGGTGGTAGCAGCTAG TTCCCTGTCAGAGATGGAGAAGTGGATGGAGGACATTAAGATGGCCATTGACTTGGCAGAGACCAGCAACGGCCACACAGCTGACCTGCTGGCCAGAAGTCTGACTGATAACA AATCCACAACAGAGGACTCCTGTGCGGAGGCAGAGTCTGAAGACGACCTGATGGCGTCACGCACCTCCCTGGAGAGGCAGGCCCCTCACCGTGGTAACACCACGGTGCACGTGTGCTGGCACAGGAACACCAGCGTGTCCATGGTGGACTTTAGCATAGCTGTGGAG AATCAGCTGTCAGGAAACCTGCTGAGGAAGTTCAAGAACAGCAATGGCTGGCAGAAGCTCTGGGTGGTCTTCACCAACTTCAGCCTGTTCTTCTACAAGACCCACCAG gATGACTATCCGCTGGCCAGTCTCCCCCTGTTGGGCTACTCTGTCACCATCCCCACTGAGTCTGAAAACATCCACAAGGACTATGTCTTCAAACTGCATTTCAAATCCCACGTCTACTACTTCAGATCTGAGAGCGAATACACTTTTGAGAG GTGGATGGAGGTCATTCGCAGTGCCACAGTCTCTGCCAGCATCACCCGCATTCTGAGCCGGAAAGAGCCCCATCCGTACTGA
- the LOC139546819 gene encoding FERM, ARHGEF and pleckstrin domain-containing protein 1-like isoform X5, with amino-acid sequence MVEPEHRASAAQRLGAQETLGISTLDPGHRPPTMPPGRHVSIKIRMLDDTEEVFDVSQRASGKVVFDLVCTHLNLVEGDYFSLEYQDHHKMMVWLDLLKPIVKQLRRPKHTVLRFVVKFFPPDHTQLLEELTRYLFALQIKHDLACGRLACNDSSAALLVSHIIQSEIGDFEESQSRQHLLNNNYIPDQVTLIDKIMEFHSKNVGQTPAESDYQLLEVARRLELYGVRLHPAKDREGSKLSLAVAHTGVLVFQGHTKINAFNWSKVRKLSFKRKRFLIKLRPDLNQSSYQDTLEFLMGSRDCCKVFWKICVEYHAFFRLFEEPKPKPKPVLFTRGSSFRFSGRTQKQVIDYVKDSEFKKIPFERKHSRVQHSSSRLSPLPSPHRPQVPKESVSRAPGDIVDSPPRRHWKESVLVSAEDPSALRTRGSPSSQRNGAHSEDRPGPGAEPGPARQPHPEHLNTGVVSNSPHLSASSGNSQGMVNGQKPVELCGHSPDGRQPSPLTSPLLNDAGSVRTDDEDEVRRKRFPTDKAYFIAKELLTTERTYLKDLEVVTVSFQNLVGKDEASPDSLKSTIFSNFDPLYKFHSGFLREVEQRLALWEGRSNAHIKGDYQRIGDVMLKNLQGLKPLTAHLQKHSEALVELEKACRGSRRLEVLVRDFELQKVCYIPLNVFILRPLHRLLHYKQILERLCKHYPPTHVDFRDCRAALADVSEVVAQLHGSMIKMENFQKLLELKKDLIGIDSLVTPGREFIRLGCLSKLSGKGLQQRMFFLFNDVLLYTSRGMTATNQFKVHGQLPLHDMTIRESEDEWGVPHAFTLVGQRQSVVVAASSLSEMEKWMEDIKMAIDLAETSNGHTADLLARSLTDNKSTTEDSCAEAESEDDLMASRTSLERQAPHRGNTTVHVCWHRNTSVSMVDFSIAVENQLSGNLLRKFKNSNGWQKLWVVFTNFSLFFYKTHQDDYPLASLPLLGYSVTIPTESENIHKDYVFKLHFKSHVYYFRSESEYTFERWMEVIRSATVSASITRILSRKEPHPY; translated from the exons CAAAGAGCCTCTGGCAAGGTGGTGTTTGACCTGGTGTGTACCCACCTGAACCTCGTTGAAGGGGACTACTTCAGCCTAGAGTACCAAGACCACCACAAGATGATG GTTTGGCTCGACCTCCTTAAGCCAATAGTCAAGCAGCTGAGAC GGCCCAAGCACACAGTCCTGCGATTTGTGGTGAAGTTTTTCCCCCCTGACCACACCCAACTACTGGAGGAACTGACTAG GTACCTCTTCGCCCTGCAAATCAAGCATGACCTTGCCTGTGGACGTCTGGCCTGCAACGACAGTAGCGCAGCCCTGCTGGTCTCCCATATTATCCAGT CTGAGATTGGGGACTTTGAGGAGAGCCAGAGTCGGCAGCACCTCCTCAACAACAACTACATTCCAGACCAGGTGACGCTGATCGACAAGATCATGGAGTTCCACTCAAAGAATGT GGGTCAGACGCCAGCAGAGTCAGACTACCAGCTACTGGAGGTGGCACGCAGGCTGGAGCTGTACGGAGTGAGACTGCATCCTGCCAAGGACCGCGAGGGCAGCAAGCTGAGCCTGGCCGTGGCGCACACTGGTGTCCTGGTCTTTCAG GGACACACCAAGATCAATGCCTTCAACTGGTCCAAAGTGCGCAAATTGAGCTTCAAAAGGAAGCGGTTTCTCATCAAGCTCAGACCAGACCTGAAC CAGAGCTCTTACCAGGACACTCTGGAGTTCCTGATGGGTAGCCGGGACTGCTGTAAAGTCTTCTGGAAGATCTGTGTGGAATACCACGCCTTCTTCCGCCTCTTCGAGGAGCCCAAACCCAAGCCCAAGCCTGTCCTCTTCACCCGAggctcctccttcagattcag CGGTCGGACCCAGAAGCAGGTGATTGATTACGTGAAGGATTCTGAGTTTAAGAAGATTCCCTTTGAAAG GAAACACAGTAGGGTCCAGCACAGCAGCAGCCGCCTGTCTCCACTGCCTTCCCCGCACCGCCCTCAAGTGCCAAAAGAA AGTGTGAGCCGTGCTCCAGGAGACATAGTGGACTCTCCGCCACGCCGTCACTGGAAGGAGTCTGTGTTGGTGAGCGCTGAAGACCCATCGGCCCTGCGGACCAGAGGCAGCCCCTCCAGCCAGAGGAATGGGGCACACAGCGAGGACAGGCCAGGCCCCGGGGCAGAACCAGGCCCAGCCAGGCAGCCCCACCCAGAACATCTGAACACAG GAGTGGTGTCCAACAGCCCTCATCTCTCCGCCTCCTCCGGTAACTCCCAGGGCATGGTCAACGGTCAGAAGCCGGTCGAGCTCTGTGGTCACAGTCCGGACGGTCGGCAGCCCTCCCCCCTTACCAGCCCCCTGCTCAACGATGCCGGAAGCGTGCGCACCGACGATGAAGACGAGGTTCGGAGGAAG AGATTCCCCACTGACAAGGCCTACTTTATTGCCAAGGAGCTGCTGACCACAGAGAGGACCTATTTGAAGGACCTGGAGGTCGTGACTGTG TCTTTTCAGAACTTGGTGGGTAAAGATGAAGCTTCGCCGGACTCCCTGAAGAGCACCATCTTCTCCAACTTTGACCCTCTGTACAAGTTCCACTCCGGCTTCCTCAGAGAGGTGGAGCAGAGACTGGCTCTGTG GGAAGGGCGCTCCAATGCCCACATCAAAGGAGATTACCAGCGCATCGGTGATGTCATGCTGAAGAATCTACAGGGCCTAAAG CCGCTGACCGCCCACCTCCAGAAGCACTCGGAGGCCCTGGTTGAGCTGGAGAAGGCGTGCCGGGGCTCCCGGCGGCTGGAGGTGCTGGTCCGGGACTTTGAGCTGCAGAAGGTGTGCTACATCCCTCTCAACGTGTTCATCCTCAGGCCCCTGCACCGCCTCTTGCATTACAAGCAGATCCTGGAGCGTCTGTGCAAacactacccccccacacacgtGGATTTCAGGGACTGCAGAG CCGCGCTGGCGGACGTGTCAGAGGTGGTGGCCCAACTCCACGGCAGCATGATCAAGATGGAGAACTTCCAGAAGCTTCTGGAGCTTAAGAAGGATTTGATTGGTATCGACAGTCTAGTCACTCCAGGGCGG GAGTTCATCCGGTTAGGCTGTCTCAGCAAGCTGTCTGGAAAAGGCCTCCAGCAACGAATGTTTTTCCTG TTCAATGATGTCCTCTTGTATACGAGTCGAGGGATGACGGCGACGAACCAGTTCAAAGTGCATGGGCAGCTCCCTCTCCATGACATGACA ATCCGGGAGAGCGAGGACGAGTGGGGTGTGCCTCACGCCTTCACCCTGGTTGGGCAGCGTCAGTCAGTGGTGGTAGCAGCTAG TTCCCTGTCAGAGATGGAGAAGTGGATGGAGGACATTAAGATGGCCATTGACTTGGCAGAGACCAGCAACGGCCACACAGCTGACCTGCTGGCCAGAAGTCTGACTGATAACA AATCCACAACAGAGGACTCCTGTGCGGAGGCAGAGTCTGAAGACGACCTGATGGCGTCACGCACCTCCCTGGAGAGGCAGGCCCCTCACCGTGGTAACACCACGGTGCACGTGTGCTGGCACAGGAACACCAGCGTGTCCATGGTGGACTTTAGCATAGCTGTGGAG AATCAGCTGTCAGGAAACCTGCTGAGGAAGTTCAAGAACAGCAATGGCTGGCAGAAGCTCTGGGTGGTCTTCACCAACTTCAGCCTGTTCTTCTACAAGACCCACCAG gATGACTATCCGCTGGCCAGTCTCCCCCTGTTGGGCTACTCTGTCACCATCCCCACTGAGTCTGAAAACATCCACAAGGACTATGTCTTCAAACTGCATTTCAAATCCCACGTCTACTACTTCAGATCTGAGAGCGAATACACTTTTGAGAG GTGGATGGAGGTCATTCGCAGTGCCACAGTCTCTGCCAGCATCACCCGCATTCTGAGCCGGAAAGAGCCCCATCCGTACTGA